In one Saccharomyces eubayanus strain FM1318 chromosome VI, whole genome shotgun sequence genomic region, the following are encoded:
- the PES4 gene encoding Pes4p: MYSISNKKPSILSMVPLNILKNHDIKLKKDQEKKISFNPVVTPIRSDDYHDKTSRSSSSSHSDSPEFLRINNNKSSYKDGDLKVFESKKLVPLFIGDLHETVTEETLKDVFGKFPSFVSAKVCLDSVTKKSLGHGYLNFEDKEEAGKAMEELNYTEVNGKEIRIMPSLRNTTFRKNFGTNVFFSNLPLNNPQLTTRAFYDTFSRYGKILSCKLDSRKDIGFVYFEDEKTARNVIKMYNNTNFFGKKILCGIHFDKEVRSVPNFETQKSRLDSETIIEKEQALNDKQSKRNNGESKSNLPSSQNSIFIKNLPIITTRDDILNFFSEVGPIKSIYLSNATKVKYLWAFVTYKSDDDSEKAIKRYNNFYFRGKKLLVSRAQNKEERAKFIESQKMSTLFLENLSAVCNKEFLKYLCHQENIRPFKIQIDGYSENTSAYSGYIKFKNFEEATRIFNFLNNRLVGGSIVITSWERQTNTSKQYHDDYGIRNKLSPSHPQITPYYHYSQTSDLNSSQYAARAPSSMSNSTRSLMKNKNFNKKVLETFEKQVRRGIDFMRFPSATREENIHGISEYIFDTYWNRDILVLDKFLSLLKSSPYHEGVLQKQIEEAASSLGFKR; encoded by the coding sequence atgtATTCTAtctcaaacaaaaaacctTCCATACTAAGTATGGTTCCCTTAAATATTCTGAAAAACCATGAtataaaattgaaaaaagatcaagagaaaaagatatCTTTTAACCCGGTGGTCACTCCCATAAGGTCGGATGACTATCACGACAAAACTTCCAGATCTTCAAGTTCAAGTCATTCTGATTCACCTGAATTTTTGAgaatcaacaacaacaaatctAGTTACAAAGACGGGGATTTGAaggtttttgaaagtaaaaaattGGTTCCACTCTTCATTGGTGACCTTCATGAAACTGTTACTGAAGAAACTCTAAAAGAtgtttttggaaaatttccatcttttgtttctgcCAAGGTGTGTCTTGACTCGGTAACTAAGAAATCATTGGGCCATGGTTAtttaaattttgaagataaagaagaggCTGGAAAAGCCATGGAAGAACTGAACTACACTGAAGttaatggaaaagaaattaggATTATGCCATCACTAAGAAATACAACGTTTAGGAAAAACTTTGGTACTAATGTGTTTTTCTCCAATTTGCCCTTAAACAATCCTCAATTAACAACTAGAGCATTTTATGATACGTTTTCGAGATATGGGAAAATATTATCCTGTAAGTTAGACTCGAGGAAAGATATAGGGTTCGTGTATTTTGAGGACGAAAAAACCGCAAGAAATGTGATTAAAATGTACAATAatacaaatttttttggaaaaaagattttgtGTGGAATACATTTTGATAAAGAGGTCAGAAGTgttccaaattttgaaacacAGAAGTCACGATTGGATTCGGAAACAATCATCGAGAAGGAGCAAGCCTTGAACGATAAACAATCAAAACGTAATAACGGTGAATCTAAGAGTAACCTGCCATCATCTCAAAACTCCATCTTTATCAAAAACTTGCCAATAATAACCACAAGagatgatattttgaatttctttagTGAAGTAGGTCCAATAAAGTCAATTTATTTATCTAACGCTACTAAAGTAAAATATCTCTGGGCTTTTGTTACGTACAAAAGCGATGATGACTCTGAAAAGGCAATTAAACGATACAATAACTTTTACTTCAGAGGCAAAAAACTCTTAGTGAGTAGAGCCCAAAATAAGGAGGAAAGAGCCAAATTTATAGAGTCCCAAAAAATGTCCACACTTTTCCTGGAAAACTTGAGCGCTGTTTGCAACAAAGAATTTCTTAAATATCTGTgtcatcaagaaaatatcaggCCTTTCAAGATTCAAATAGATGGCTACAGTGAAAACACTTCCGCTTATTCTGGGTACATtaaattcaagaattttgaagaagctacaagaatattcaattttttgaataaccGTTTAGTAGGAGGGAGCATCGTTATAACATCCTGGGAAAGACAAACTAATACATCGAAGCAGTATCACGATGATTACGGGATCCGGAATAAACTTTCTCCTTCCCACCCACAAATTACCCCATACTACCATTATTCACAAACCAGCGATTTGAACTCCTCACAGTATGCTGCGAGAGCTCCTTCATCAATGAGTAACAGTACAAGATCactgatgaaaaataaaaatttcaacaagAAAGTTCTGGAGACGTTCGAAAAACAAGTGAGAAGAGGAATAGATTTCATGAGATTTCCAAGTGCAACTAGAGAGGAAAACATACACGGAATATCTGAGTATATTTTTGACACTTATTGGAATCGAGATATTTTAGTCCTGgataaatttttatcattattaaagAGCAGTCCCTATCACGAAGGTGTTTTgcaaaaacaaattgaagaagcagcAAGCTCGTTGGGATTTAAAAGATAA
- the LSB3 gene encoding Lsb3p, producing MAGAGAGGMVGIELTDFVFILNSQDAVKSFSEFGTITLGGNVSVAAGPLGRSAEAAASASAGGLAAVFAYSKSKGLFAGVSVEGSAILERREANRKFYGDNCTAKMILSGRIRPPPAVDPLFRVLESRAFNYRSPNSGRGGYDEDEDGYYDGDDFYNDIPSSFSSSDTSSGRANTRSTRGRAKSDSRYTFDDDDNDDDYGDGLPRNSRVTPTVSGGSGGKLDDPTGASSYYASHRRSGTAQSRSHPSRNSRWADDEYDDYTGGSGRDKTNDREVDDLSNRFSKSRISSASTPQTSQGRFAAPTSPSTSSPKAVALYSFAGEESGDLPFRKGDVVTILKKSDSQNDWWTGRVNGREGIFPANYVELV from the coding sequence ATGGCAGGTGCCGGTGCCGGTGGTATGGTTGGTATAGAATTGACCGAtttcgtttttattttaaattCGCAAGACGCTGTTAAGTCATTTTCTGAATTCGGGACTATCACTCTAGGTGGTAATGTCTCTGTAGCTGCCGGGCCCCTTGGTAGAAGTGCTGAAGCAGCCGCTTCTGCCTCTGCGGGTGGTCTGGCTGCCGTTTTCGCCTATTCCAAGAGTAAAGGGCTATTCGCAGGTGTTTCCGTGGAAGGTTCTgccattttggaaagaaggGAGGCCAACAGAAAGTTTTATGGTGATAATTGTACTGCGAAAATGATTTTGTCCGGTAGGATAAGACCACCCCCAGCGGTGGATCCCTTGTTCCGTGTTTTGGAGTCGAGAGCCTTCAATTACAGGTCTCCCAACAGCGGCCGTGGTGGTtacgatgaagacgaagatggCTATTACGATGGCGACGATTTTTACAACGACATTCCTAGTTCATTCAGCTCTTCAGACACTTCATCTGGCAGGGCCAATACAAGATCCACAAGAGGGAGAGCTAAAAGTGATTCTCGCTACACAtttgacgatgatgacaaTGACGACGATTACGGTGATGGGCTTCCAAGAAACTCGAGAGTAACACCCACTGTTAGTGGTGGTAGTGGTGGTAAACTTGACGACCCGACTGGAGCTTCGAGTTATTATGCCAGCCATAGGAGATCGGGCACCGCTCAGTCGAGGTCTCACCCTTCAAGAAATTCACGTTGGGCTGATGATGAATACGATGATTACACCGGTGGTAGTGGAAGGGACAAGACGAACGATCGTGAGGTGGATGATTTATCAAACAGATTTTCCAAGTCTAGAATCTCGTCCGCTTCAACGCCGCAAACAAGTCAAGGCAGATTTGCTGCTCCAACATCCCCATCCACATCTTCTCCAAAAGCTGTGGCATTATATAGCTTTGCAGGAGAAGAATCCGGAGATTTGCCATTTAGAAAGGGTGATGTTGTCacaattttgaagaaatctGACTCCCAAAATGACTGGTGGACTGGGAGAGTTAATGGTAGAGAAGGTATCTTTCCAGCAAATTATGTTGAACTAGTCTGA